One window of the Macaca thibetana thibetana isolate TM-01 chromosome 1, ASM2454274v1, whole genome shotgun sequence genome contains the following:
- the ENTREP3 gene encoding protein ENTREP3 isoform X2 — protein MMPSPSDSSRSLTSRPSTRGLTHLRLHRPWLQALLTLGLVQVLLGILVVTFSMVASSVTTTESIKRSCPSWAGFSLAFSGVVGIVSWKRPFTLVISFFSLLSVLCVMLSMAGSVLSCKNAQLARDFQQCSLEGKVCVCCPSVPLLRPCPESGQELKVAPNSTCDEARGALKNLLFSVCGLTICAAIICTLSAIVCCIQIFSLDLVHTLAPERSVSGPLGPLGCTSPPPAPLLHTMLDLEEFVPPVPPPPYYPPEYTCSSETDAQSITYNGSMDSPVPLYPTDCPPSYEAVMGLRGDSQATLFDPQLHDGSCICERVASIVDVSMDSGSLVLSAIGDLPGGSSPSEDSCLLELQGSVRSVDYVLFRSIQRSRAGYCLSLDCGLRGPFEESPLPRRPPRAARSYSCSAPEAPPPLGAPTAARSCHRLEGWPPWVGPCFPELRRRVPRGGGRPAAAPPTRAPTRRFSDSSGSLTPPGHRPPHPASPPPLLLPRSHSDPGITTSNDTADFRDLYTKVLEEEAASVSSADTGLCSEACLFRLARCPSPKLLRARSAEKRRPVPTFQKVPLPSGPAPAHSLGDLKGSWPGRGLVTRFLQISRKAPDPSGTGAHGHKQMPRSLWGRPGRESLHLRSCGDLSSGSSLRRLLSGRRLERGTRPHSLSLNGGSRETGL, from the exons ATGATGCCCTCGCCTAGTGACTCCAGCCGCTCGCTGACCAGCCGGCCCAGCACCAGGGGCCTTacccacctccgcctccaccGACCCTGGCTGCAGGCCCTGCTTACGCTGGGGCTGGTCCAGGTGCTCCTGGGCATCCTGGTGGTCACCTTCAGCATGGTGGCCTCTTCCGTCACCACCACTGAGAGCATCAAGAGGTCCTGCCCGTCTTGGGCTGGGTTCTCG CTGGCGTTCTCCGGGGTGGTTGGCATTGTGTCCTGGAAGCGGCCATTTACTCTAGTG atctccttcttctccttgcTTTCGGTGCTCTGTGTCATGCTTAGCATGGCTGGCTCTGTACTGTCCTGTAAGAATGCTCAACTGGCCCGAGACTTCCAACAGTGCTCTCTG GAAGGAAAGGTCTGTGTGTGCTGTCCCTCTGTTCCCCTCCTCCGGCCCTGTCCAGAGTCGGGGCAGGAACTGAAAGTTGCCCCTAACTCCACCTGTGATGAAGCCCGAGGGGCCCTCAAG aACCTGCTCTTCAGCGTCTGTGGGCTCACCATTTGTGCCGCTATAATCTGTACCCTCTCTGCTATTGTCTGCTGCATCCAAATCTTCTCCCTGGACCTCGTGCATACG CTGGCCCCTGAGCGGTCAGTCTCAGGCCCACTGGGACCTCTGGGCTGCACGTCTCCGCCCCCAGCCCCTCTCCTACACACCATGCTGGACCTGGAGGAATTTGTCCCGCCTGTGCCTCCACCACCCTACTATCCCCCAGAGTACACTTGCAGCTCAGAAACAGATGCACAGAG CATCACGTATAATGGCTCCATGGACAGCCCAGTGCCCTTGTACCCTACCGACTGCCCCCCTTCTTATGAGGCAGTCATGGGACTACGAGGAGACAGCCAG GCCACTCTCTTTGACCCTCAGCTTCACGATGGCTCCTGCATCTGTGAGCGAGTGGCCTCCATTGTAGACG TGTCCATGGACAGCGGGTCTCTGGTGCTGTCAGCCATTGGTGACCTCCCTGGGGGCTCTAGCCCGTCGGAGGACTCGTGCCTGCTGGAGCTGCAGGGCTCCGTGCGCTCCGTGGACTACGTGCTCTTCCGCTCCATCCAGCGCAGCCGTGCCGGCTACTGCCTCAGCCTGGACTGTGGCCTGCGGGGCCCCTTCGAGGAAAGCCCCCTGCCACGGCGCCCCCCACGGGCCGCCCGCTCCTATTCCTGCTCTGCCCCTGAAGCTCCACCCCCACTGGGTGCCCCCACAGCTGCCCGCAGCTGCCACCGGTTGGAGGGCTGGCCGCCCTGGGTGGGACCCTGCTTCCCCGAGCTGAGGCGGCGGGTCCCCCGGGGAGGGGGCCGCCCAGCCGCAGCTCCGCCCACCCGAGCCCCTACTCGTCGCTTTAGCGATAGCTCAGGTTCCCTCACCCCCCCGGGGCACCGGCCTCCTCATCCGGCATCCCCACCACCGCTGCTGCTGCCTCGGTCCCACAGCGACCCAGGCATCACCACCTCCAATGACACTG CTGACTTCAGGGACCTTTATACCAAAGTGCTTGAGGAAGAAGCTGCTTCTGTTTCCTCTGCAGATACAG GGCTCTGCTCTGAAGCCTGCCTCTTCCGCCTAGCCCGCTGCCCTTCCCCCAAGTTGCTACGTGCCCGGTCAGCTGAGAAACGGCGCCCTGTGCCCACCTTCCAAAAAGTTCCCCTGCCCTCAGGCCCTGCACCTGCCCACTCCCTGGGGGACCTAAAGGGCAGCTGGCCAGGTCGGGGCCTGGTCACTCGTTTCCTCCAGATATCCAGGAAAGCCCCAGACCCCAGTGGGACTGGAGCTCATGGACATAAGCAG ATGCCCCGGAGCCTGTGGGGCCGGCCTGGCCGAGAGAGCCTCCACCTTCGCAGCTGCGGAGATCTGAGCTCTGGCTCTTCCCTGCGGCGTCTCCTGTCTGGCCGCAGGCTGGAGCGTGGTACCCGCCCCCACAGCCTCAGCCTCAACGGGGGCAGCCGGGAGACTGGGCTCTGA
- the SCAMP3 gene encoding secretory carrier-associated membrane protein 3: MAQSRDGGNPFAEPSELDNPFQDPAVIQHRPSRQYATLDVYNPFETREPPPAYEAPAPAPLPPPSAPSLQPSRKLSPTEPKNYGSYSTQASAAAATAELLKKQEELNRKAEELDRRERELQHAALGGTATRQNNWPPLPSFCPVQPCFFQDISMEIPQEFQKTVSTMYYLWMCSTLALLLNFLACLASFCVETNNGAGFGLSILWVLLFTPCSFVCWYRPMYKAFRSDSSFNFFVFFFIFFVQDVLFVLQAIGIPGWGFSGWISALVVLKANTAVAVLMLLVALLFTGIAVLGIVMLKRIHSLYRRTGASFQKAQQEFAAGVFSNPAVRTAAANAAAGAAENAFRAP, from the exons ATGGCTCAGAGCAGAGACGGCGGAAACCCGTTCGCCGAGCCCAGCGAGCTTGACAACCCCTTTCAG GACCCAGCTGTGATCCAGCACCGACCCAGCCGGCAGTATGCCACTCTTGACGTCTACAACCCTTTTGAGACCCGGGAG CCACCACCAGCCTATGAggctccagcccctgccccattGCCTCCACCCTCAGCTCCCTCCTTGCAGCCCTCGAGAAAGCTCAGCCCCACAGAACCTAAGAACTATGGCTCCTACAGCACTCAG GCCTCAGCTGCAGCAGCTACAGCTGAGCTGCTAAAGAAACAGGAGGAGCTCAACCGGAAGGCAGAGGAGTTGGACCGAAGGGAGCGAGAGCTGCAGCATGCTGCCCTGGGAggcacagcta CTCGACAGAACAATTGGCCCCCTCTACCTTCTTTTTGTCCAGTTCAGCCCTGCTTTTTCCAGGACATCTCCATGGAGATCCCCCAAGAATTTCAGAAGACTGTATCTACCATGTACTACCTCTGGATGT GCAGCACGCTGGCTCTTCTCCTGAACTTCCTCGCCTGCCTGGCCAGCTTCTGTGTGGAAACCAACAATGGCGCAGGCTTTGGGCTTTCTATCCTCTGGGTCCTCCTTTTCACGCCCTGCTCCTTTGTCTGCTGGTACCGCCCCATGTATAAGGCTTTCCG gAGTGACAGTTCATTCAATTTCTTcgttttcttcttcattttcttcgtCCAGGATGTGCTCTTTGTCCTCCAGGCCATTGGTATCCCAGGTTGGGGATTCAG tggctggatctccgCTCTGGTGGTGCTGAAGGCCAACACAGCAGTAGCCGTGCTCATGCTGCTGGTCGCCCTGCTCTTCACTGGCATTGCTGTGCTAGGAATTGTCATGCTGAAACGG ATCCACTCCTTATACCGCCGCACAGGTGCCAGCTTTCAGAAGGCCCAGCAAGAATTTGCTGCTGGTGTCTTCTCCAACCCTGCAGTGCGAACCGCAGCTGCCAATGCAGCCGCTGGGGCTGCTGAAAATGCCTTCCGGGCCCCGTGA
- the CLK2 gene encoding dual specificity protein kinase CLK2 isoform X5, which yields MFDWFDYHGHMCISFELLGLSTFDFLKDNNYLPYPIHQVRHMAFQLCQAVKFLHDNKLTHTDLKPENILFVNSDYELTYNLEKKRDERSVKSTAVRVVDFGSATFDHEHHSTIVSTRHYRAPEVILELGWSQPCDVWSIGCIIFEYYVGFTLFQTHDNREHLAMMERILGPIPSRMIRKTRKQKYFYRGRLDWDENTSAGRYVRENCKPLRRYLTSEAEEHHQLFDLIESMLEYEPAKRLTLGEALQHPFFTRLRAEPPNKLWDSSRDISR from the exons ATGTTTGACTGGTTTGACTACCATGGCCACATGTGTATCTCCTTTGAGCTTCTGGGCCTTAGCACCTTCGATTTCCTCAAAGACAACAACTACCTGCCCTACCCCATCCACCAAGTGCGCCACATGGCCTTCCAGCTGTGCCAGGCTGTCAAGT TCCTCCATGATAACAAGCTGACACATACAGACCTCAAGCCTGAAAATATTCTGTTTGTGAATTCAGACTATGAGCTCACCTACAACCTAGAGAAG AAGCGAGATGAGCGCAGTGTGAAGAGCACAGCTGTGCGGGTGGTAGACTTTGGCAGTGCCACCTTTGACCATGAGCACCATAGCACCATTGTCTCCACTCGCCATTACCGAGCACCAGAGGTCATCCTTG AGTTGGGCTGGTCACAGCCTTGTGATGTATGGAGTATAGGCTGCATCATCTTTGAGTACTATGTGGGATTCACCCTCTTCCAG ACCCATGACAACAGAGAGCATCTAGCCATGATGGAAAGGATATTGGGTCCTATCCCTTCCCGGATGATCCGAAAGACAAG aaagcagaaatatttttacCGGGGTCGCCTGGATTGGGATGAGAACACATCAGCTGGGCGCTATGTTCGTGAGAACTGCAAACCGCTGCGG CGGTATCTGACCTCAGAGGCAGAGGAACACCACCAGCTCTTCGATCTGATTGAAAGCATGCTAGAGTATGAACCAGCTAAGCGGCTGACCTTGGGTGAAGCCCTTCAGCATCCTTTCTTCACCCGCCTTCGGGCTGAGCCACCCAACAAGTTGTGGGACTCCAGTCGGGATATCAGTCGGTGA
- the ENTREP3 gene encoding protein ENTREP3 isoform X1 yields MMPSPSDSSRSLTSRPSTRGLTHLRLHRPWLQALLTLGLVQVLLGILVVTFSMVASSVTTTESIKRSCPSWAGFSLAFSGVVGIVSWKRPFTLVISFFSLLSVLCVMLSMAGSVLSCKNAQLARDFQQCSLEGKVCVCCPSVPLLRPCPESGQELKVAPNSTCDEARGALKNLLFSVCGLTICAAIICTLSAIVCCIQIFSLDLVHTQLAPERSVSGPLGPLGCTSPPPAPLLHTMLDLEEFVPPVPPPPYYPPEYTCSSETDAQSITYNGSMDSPVPLYPTDCPPSYEAVMGLRGDSQATLFDPQLHDGSCICERVASIVDVSMDSGSLVLSAIGDLPGGSSPSEDSCLLELQGSVRSVDYVLFRSIQRSRAGYCLSLDCGLRGPFEESPLPRRPPRAARSYSCSAPEAPPPLGAPTAARSCHRLEGWPPWVGPCFPELRRRVPRGGGRPAAAPPTRAPTRRFSDSSGSLTPPGHRPPHPASPPPLLLPRSHSDPGITTSNDTADFRDLYTKVLEEEAASVSSADTGLCSEACLFRLARCPSPKLLRARSAEKRRPVPTFQKVPLPSGPAPAHSLGDLKGSWPGRGLVTRFLQISRKAPDPSGTGAHGHKQMPRSLWGRPGRESLHLRSCGDLSSGSSLRRLLSGRRLERGTRPHSLSLNGGSRETGL; encoded by the exons ATGATGCCCTCGCCTAGTGACTCCAGCCGCTCGCTGACCAGCCGGCCCAGCACCAGGGGCCTTacccacctccgcctccaccGACCCTGGCTGCAGGCCCTGCTTACGCTGGGGCTGGTCCAGGTGCTCCTGGGCATCCTGGTGGTCACCTTCAGCATGGTGGCCTCTTCCGTCACCACCACTGAGAGCATCAAGAGGTCCTGCCCGTCTTGGGCTGGGTTCTCG CTGGCGTTCTCCGGGGTGGTTGGCATTGTGTCCTGGAAGCGGCCATTTACTCTAGTG atctccttcttctccttgcTTTCGGTGCTCTGTGTCATGCTTAGCATGGCTGGCTCTGTACTGTCCTGTAAGAATGCTCAACTGGCCCGAGACTTCCAACAGTGCTCTCTG GAAGGAAAGGTCTGTGTGTGCTGTCCCTCTGTTCCCCTCCTCCGGCCCTGTCCAGAGTCGGGGCAGGAACTGAAAGTTGCCCCTAACTCCACCTGTGATGAAGCCCGAGGGGCCCTCAAG aACCTGCTCTTCAGCGTCTGTGGGCTCACCATTTGTGCCGCTATAATCTGTACCCTCTCTGCTATTGTCTGCTGCATCCAAATCTTCTCCCTGGACCTCGTGCATACG CAGCTGGCCCCTGAGCGGTCAGTCTCAGGCCCACTGGGACCTCTGGGCTGCACGTCTCCGCCCCCAGCCCCTCTCCTACACACCATGCTGGACCTGGAGGAATTTGTCCCGCCTGTGCCTCCACCACCCTACTATCCCCCAGAGTACACTTGCAGCTCAGAAACAGATGCACAGAG CATCACGTATAATGGCTCCATGGACAGCCCAGTGCCCTTGTACCCTACCGACTGCCCCCCTTCTTATGAGGCAGTCATGGGACTACGAGGAGACAGCCAG GCCACTCTCTTTGACCCTCAGCTTCACGATGGCTCCTGCATCTGTGAGCGAGTGGCCTCCATTGTAGACG TGTCCATGGACAGCGGGTCTCTGGTGCTGTCAGCCATTGGTGACCTCCCTGGGGGCTCTAGCCCGTCGGAGGACTCGTGCCTGCTGGAGCTGCAGGGCTCCGTGCGCTCCGTGGACTACGTGCTCTTCCGCTCCATCCAGCGCAGCCGTGCCGGCTACTGCCTCAGCCTGGACTGTGGCCTGCGGGGCCCCTTCGAGGAAAGCCCCCTGCCACGGCGCCCCCCACGGGCCGCCCGCTCCTATTCCTGCTCTGCCCCTGAAGCTCCACCCCCACTGGGTGCCCCCACAGCTGCCCGCAGCTGCCACCGGTTGGAGGGCTGGCCGCCCTGGGTGGGACCCTGCTTCCCCGAGCTGAGGCGGCGGGTCCCCCGGGGAGGGGGCCGCCCAGCCGCAGCTCCGCCCACCCGAGCCCCTACTCGTCGCTTTAGCGATAGCTCAGGTTCCCTCACCCCCCCGGGGCACCGGCCTCCTCATCCGGCATCCCCACCACCGCTGCTGCTGCCTCGGTCCCACAGCGACCCAGGCATCACCACCTCCAATGACACTG CTGACTTCAGGGACCTTTATACCAAAGTGCTTGAGGAAGAAGCTGCTTCTGTTTCCTCTGCAGATACAG GGCTCTGCTCTGAAGCCTGCCTCTTCCGCCTAGCCCGCTGCCCTTCCCCCAAGTTGCTACGTGCCCGGTCAGCTGAGAAACGGCGCCCTGTGCCCACCTTCCAAAAAGTTCCCCTGCCCTCAGGCCCTGCACCTGCCCACTCCCTGGGGGACCTAAAGGGCAGCTGGCCAGGTCGGGGCCTGGTCACTCGTTTCCTCCAGATATCCAGGAAAGCCCCAGACCCCAGTGGGACTGGAGCTCATGGACATAAGCAG ATGCCCCGGAGCCTGTGGGGCCGGCCTGGCCGAGAGAGCCTCCACCTTCGCAGCTGCGGAGATCTGAGCTCTGGCTCTTCCCTGCGGCGTCTCCTGTCTGGCCGCAGGCTGGAGCGTGGTACCCGCCCCCACAGCCTCAGCCTCAACGGGGGCAGCCGGGAGACTGGGCTCTGA
- the ENTREP3 gene encoding protein ENTREP3 isoform X3, which yields MMPSPSDSSRSLTSRPSTRGLTHLRLHRPWLQALLTLGLVQVLLGILVVTFSMVASSVTTTESIKRSCPSWAGFSNLLFSVCGLTICAAIICTLSAIVCCIQIFSLDLVHTLAPERSVSGPLGPLGCTSPPPAPLLHTMLDLEEFVPPVPPPPYYPPEYTCSSETDAQSITYNGSMDSPVPLYPTDCPPSYEAVMGLRGDSQATLFDPQLHDGSCICERVASIVDVSMDSGSLVLSAIGDLPGGSSPSEDSCLLELQGSVRSVDYVLFRSIQRSRAGYCLSLDCGLRGPFEESPLPRRPPRAARSYSCSAPEAPPPLGAPTAARSCHRLEGWPPWVGPCFPELRRRVPRGGGRPAAAPPTRAPTRRFSDSSGSLTPPGHRPPHPASPPPLLLPRSHSDPGITTSNDTADFRDLYTKVLEEEAASVSSADTGLCSEACLFRLARCPSPKLLRARSAEKRRPVPTFQKVPLPSGPAPAHSLGDLKGSWPGRGLVTRFLQISRKAPDPSGTGAHGHKQMPRSLWGRPGRESLHLRSCGDLSSGSSLRRLLSGRRLERGTRPHSLSLNGGSRETGL from the exons ATGATGCCCTCGCCTAGTGACTCCAGCCGCTCGCTGACCAGCCGGCCCAGCACCAGGGGCCTTacccacctccgcctccaccGACCCTGGCTGCAGGCCCTGCTTACGCTGGGGCTGGTCCAGGTGCTCCTGGGCATCCTGGTGGTCACCTTCAGCATGGTGGCCTCTTCCGTCACCACCACTGAGAGCATCAAGAGGTCCTGCCCGTCTTGGGCTGGGTTCTCG aACCTGCTCTTCAGCGTCTGTGGGCTCACCATTTGTGCCGCTATAATCTGTACCCTCTCTGCTATTGTCTGCTGCATCCAAATCTTCTCCCTGGACCTCGTGCATACG CTGGCCCCTGAGCGGTCAGTCTCAGGCCCACTGGGACCTCTGGGCTGCACGTCTCCGCCCCCAGCCCCTCTCCTACACACCATGCTGGACCTGGAGGAATTTGTCCCGCCTGTGCCTCCACCACCCTACTATCCCCCAGAGTACACTTGCAGCTCAGAAACAGATGCACAGAG CATCACGTATAATGGCTCCATGGACAGCCCAGTGCCCTTGTACCCTACCGACTGCCCCCCTTCTTATGAGGCAGTCATGGGACTACGAGGAGACAGCCAG GCCACTCTCTTTGACCCTCAGCTTCACGATGGCTCCTGCATCTGTGAGCGAGTGGCCTCCATTGTAGACG TGTCCATGGACAGCGGGTCTCTGGTGCTGTCAGCCATTGGTGACCTCCCTGGGGGCTCTAGCCCGTCGGAGGACTCGTGCCTGCTGGAGCTGCAGGGCTCCGTGCGCTCCGTGGACTACGTGCTCTTCCGCTCCATCCAGCGCAGCCGTGCCGGCTACTGCCTCAGCCTGGACTGTGGCCTGCGGGGCCCCTTCGAGGAAAGCCCCCTGCCACGGCGCCCCCCACGGGCCGCCCGCTCCTATTCCTGCTCTGCCCCTGAAGCTCCACCCCCACTGGGTGCCCCCACAGCTGCCCGCAGCTGCCACCGGTTGGAGGGCTGGCCGCCCTGGGTGGGACCCTGCTTCCCCGAGCTGAGGCGGCGGGTCCCCCGGGGAGGGGGCCGCCCAGCCGCAGCTCCGCCCACCCGAGCCCCTACTCGTCGCTTTAGCGATAGCTCAGGTTCCCTCACCCCCCCGGGGCACCGGCCTCCTCATCCGGCATCCCCACCACCGCTGCTGCTGCCTCGGTCCCACAGCGACCCAGGCATCACCACCTCCAATGACACTG CTGACTTCAGGGACCTTTATACCAAAGTGCTTGAGGAAGAAGCTGCTTCTGTTTCCTCTGCAGATACAG GGCTCTGCTCTGAAGCCTGCCTCTTCCGCCTAGCCCGCTGCCCTTCCCCCAAGTTGCTACGTGCCCGGTCAGCTGAGAAACGGCGCCCTGTGCCCACCTTCCAAAAAGTTCCCCTGCCCTCAGGCCCTGCACCTGCCCACTCCCTGGGGGACCTAAAGGGCAGCTGGCCAGGTCGGGGCCTGGTCACTCGTTTCCTCCAGATATCCAGGAAAGCCCCAGACCCCAGTGGGACTGGAGCTCATGGACATAAGCAG ATGCCCCGGAGCCTGTGGGGCCGGCCTGGCCGAGAGAGCCTCCACCTTCGCAGCTGCGGAGATCTGAGCTCTGGCTCTTCCCTGCGGCGTCTCCTGTCTGGCCGCAGGCTGGAGCGTGGTACCCGCCCCCACAGCCTCAGCCTCAACGGGGGCAGCCGGGAGACTGGGCTCTGA